A single Bufo bufo chromosome 6, aBufBuf1.1, whole genome shotgun sequence DNA region contains:
- the LOC121003873 gene encoding E3 ubiquitin-protein ligase TRIM39-like produces the protein MEIFKDPVTLPCGHSFCRDCITKTFDHQDKDDLRCPECQQRFSRRPGLNKNFRLSNIAEACTQSEQEETGIFCTFCDLPVPADKFCLQCETSMCNRHLTRHNMRTSEHTLLPPSTDLKNRKCPTHKKILEFYCMEDSACICVSCRLDGDHKGHKVEILDKAADHKKKTMKSEVEMLRSVQEVREQKIQSLQKSRTRLYKKTAVVSKRVTDQFQNLRKELGILEQKVLSEIRRQEKIMSVSSTHLIQQLETKNKELSKMIGDMEMLMRTTDPLTILQDQEFEKDDTSNGEEDTEIEEIRGPGDLQTDTNLKSLFEDVYNIVKNVENGIFRYEPTDITLDPTTAGKNLYISGDLCKAHVTDQSYPETPDSFEYPMVLSIEKFNSGNYYWEVDIGESGEWRVGVSYSSIARRGRESLIGDNDKSWCLRRYCNQIYARHDCKDVLIPNSTLDKRLGVYLDYDEGKLSFYQWTDGLRHLHTFTANFSDNLHAAFGFVARSGELSWVKIFKG, from the coding sequence ATGGAAATCTTTAAAGACCCTGTAACGCTGCCGTGTGGACACAGCTTCTGTCGGGATTGTATCACCAAAACATTTGACCATCAGGATAAGGATGACCTCAGATGTCCTGAATGCCAGCAGAGGTTTAGCCGAAGACCTGGACTGAATAAAAACTTTCGGCTAAGTAACATAGCGGAGGCCTGTACTCAATCTGAACAGGAGGAGACCGGGATCTTCTGCACCTTCTGTGACTTGCCAGTTCCTGCAGACAAATTCTGTTTGCAGTGTGAAACCTCCATGTGCAATAGACATCTGACAAGACACAACATGAGGACATCGGAGCACACTTTATTACCCCCGAGCACTGACCTGAAGAACAGAAAGTGTCCTACTCACAAGAAGATCCTTGAGTTTTACTGCATGGAGGACAGTGCTTGTATCTGTGTGTCCTGCAGGTTGGATGGAGATCATAAGGGACACAAAGTGGAGATACTTGATAAAGCCGCTGACCACAAGAAGAAGACCATGAAATCTGAAGTAGAGATGCTGAGATCAGTGCAAGAGGTAAGGGAACAAAAAATCCAGAGTCTGCAGAAGAGTAGGACTAGACTGTATAAAAAAACTGCAGTTGTGTCTAAAAGAGTCACTGATCAATTTCAGAATTTAAGGAAAGAACTTGGGATTCTAGAACAGAAAGTCCTGAGCGAGATCCGCAGACAGGAGAAGATAATGTCAGTCTCCAGTACTCATCTGATCCAACAGCTGGAAACAAAGAACAAGGAGCTGTCCAAGATGATCGGCGACATGGAGATGCTGATGAGGACAACCGATCCACTGACCATCCTACAAGATCAGGAATTTGAGAAGGATGACACCAGCAACGGTGAAGAGGACACAGAAATAGAGGAAATCCGAGGTCCAGGAGATCTACAAACAGacacaaacctaaaatctttattCGAAGATGTTTAtaatattgtaaaaaatgtaGAGAACGGGATCTTTAGGTATGAGCCCACAGACATAACACTTGACCCAACAACAGCTGGTAAGAATTTATACATCTCCGGGGACTTATGTAAAGCACATGTTACAGATCAGAGCTACCCCGAGACACCGGACAGCTTTGAGTATCCTAtggttctaagtatagaaaaatttAACTCTGGAAATTATTACTGGGAGGTGGACATTGGTGAGTCGGGGGAATGGAGGGTCGGTGTAAGCTACTCCAGCATAGCCAGGAGAGGACGAGAGTCCTTGATAGGAGACAATGACAAGTCCTGGTGTTTGCGCAGGTATTGTAATCAAATCTATGCAAGACATGACTGTAAAGACGTCCTTATACCAAACAGTACATTAGATAAAAGACTGGGTGTATATCTGGACTATGATGAGGGTAAACTGTCCTTTTATCAGTGGACAGATGGTCTGAGACATTTGCACACCTTCACTGCCAACTTCAGCGACAACCTCCATGCTGCCTTTGGCTTTGTGGCTCGGTCAGGCGAACTAAGTTGGGTGAAAATATTTAAAGGATAA